One genomic region from Hemiscyllium ocellatum isolate sHemOce1 chromosome 13, sHemOce1.pat.X.cur, whole genome shotgun sequence encodes:
- the LOC132821511 gene encoding protein FAM131A-like, with the protein MLPKSRRALTIQEIAALARSSLHGFSQVVKDHVTKPTAMAQGRVAHLIEWKGWCKPMESPMTLEIDFNSYSDLSEGEQEARFAAGVAEQFEIAEAKLKAWSSVDGDDSNDDSYDEDFVPTSDSTLPADAAGQYPQVNYSREMLHGHLCKLTVRQASCEQESDSSQTVSPETLCSSLCSLEDHPLLKMELGSPTELATKLFGQISAMTGHRDMISQLQPNSNTECAFRNLICEDSSYSVSYAESCFTPEEDDLSCQDYKTICKKEDGEYEGRRKVSDVASSGVVSLDEDDAEDQ; encoded by the exons ATGTTACCGAAATCAAGACGCGCACTTACAATCCAGGAGATTGCTGCACTTGCAAGATCATCTTTGCATG gtttctcCCAAGTTGTAAAAGACCATGTAACTAAACCTACTGCCATGGCTCAGGGTCGAGTTGCTCACCTCATAGAATGGAAGGGTTGGTGTAAGCCCATGGAATCTCCAATGACTCTGGAGATTGATTTCAATTCCTACTCAGACTTAAGTGAAGGTGAACAGGAAGCAAGATTTGCAGCAG GTGTGGCAGAACAATTTGAGATTGCAGAGGCTAAACTCAAAGCGTGGTCATCTGTTGACGGCGATGATTCAAATGATGACTCATATGATGAAGATTTTGTACCAACTAGTGACAGCACCCTGCCAGCTG ATGCAGCTGGACAGTACCCACAAGTGAATTACTCGAGAGAAATGCTGCATGGCCATTTGTGCAAACTCACAGTGAGACAGGCATCATGTGAGCAGGAAAGTGATTCCTCCCAAACTGTCTCCCCAGAGACCCTTTGTTCAAGTCTGTGCAGTCTGGAAGATCACCCTTTGCTTAAAATGGAGCTGGGGTCCCCCACCGAATTAGCCACAAAACTGTTTGGTCAGATCAGTGCAATGACTGGTCATAGGGACATGATCTCTCAGCTGCAACCAAACAGCAACACTGAATGTGCCTTTAGGAACCTTATCTGTGAGGACTCCTCTTATTCTGTGTCTTATGCTGAATCTTGTTTTACTCCGGAGGAAGATGACTTGTCATGTCAAGATTACAAAACCATCTGTAAGAAGGAGGACGGCGAGTATGAGGGACGTAGAAAAGTATCAGACGTTGCTTCCTCAGGTGTAGTATCTCTGGATGAGGATGATGCAGAAGATCAATGA